The Orcinus orca chromosome 1, mOrcOrc1.1, whole genome shotgun sequence DNA window ggaggggaaagggtaagctgagatgaagtgagagagtggcactgacatatacacactaccaaatgcaaactagatagctagtggggagctgCCACATAGAACAGGGATATCAggtcggtactttgtgaccacctagaggggtaggatagggagggtgggagggagacacaagagggagggggtatggggatatatgtatacgtatagctgattcactgtgttatagagcagaaactaacacaacaatgtaaagcaattatactccaataaagatgttttaaaaaatctatttgggAACTGGGTAAAGGAAAGATACCATTTAGAAACACACGAAGCAATTAAACCAATCAAATTCTTCTTGAATGCCAGACACTGAGTAGtttttgcaattccctaatgacaaatgatgttgaacatcttttcatatgcttctatgtcatctgtatatctcctttggcgAAGCATCTTTTTagctctttgcccattttttaattagtttgtttgctttttcatcattgagttttaagagctctttgCAATAATTGctgttttagttttaatattttgatgcCTACTGGAGAAACTCACAGTAATCATAGCCATCCATTCTCTAACTccactttgttgtttttttgcattATTAACAGCCTAATACAGTACAGCTATCACCAAGAAACTTTTAGTAGTTTGTACGTACCTTTGTATGTATTAATTGTAATTTCATTGCTAATCACCCAATCATGAAGCACTAAAATCCCTGGCCTCTTCTAATAAATTTTCACTTCTCCACTGAGGAAATACTGTTTAGCCTATAGATTTTGGCTGAACAGGTACTCATGTACCGCGTACTCCCAGCCAAACAGccctgaaaaagaaaagcagagtagAATTTTGGCTGTGTCTGGCTGCAGCAATCATAAGAGATCTTTTTTctataagaaagagaaaggctGGGCTCTCCCGACTTGAAGCGCTTTCCACTTTCGTCCTCTCCTGCTCAAGATGGTGGCTTCCCGGGCAGTTGGCAGCCTCAGCCGCTTCACTGCCTCCAGGATGCTCCGTTGCCCAGGTTATATTTGCCGCAACTTTACAAGGTCCTCTGCTTTGCTGACCAGAACCCATATTAACTATGGAGTCAAAGGGGACGTAGCAGTTATTCGAATTAACTCACCCAATTCGAAGGTGAATACTCTGGGCCAAGAAGTGCATTCAGAGTTCATAGAAGTAATGAATGAAGTCTGGTCTAGCAATCAAATCAGAAGTGCTGTCCTTATCTCATCAAAGCCAGGGTGCTTCATTGCAGGTGCCGATCTCAACATGTTAACTGCTTGCACGACCCCTCAAGAGGTAACACAAATatcacaggaagcacagagaatgttTGAGAAAGTTGAGAAGTCCACAAAGCCTATTGTGGCTGCCATCAATGGATCCTGCTTAGGAGGAGGACTTGAGCTTGCCATTTCATGCCAATACAGAATAGCaacaaaagataagaaaacagtTCTGGGTTCCCCTGAAGTCTTGCTGGGAATCCTACCAGGAGCGGGAGGCACGCAAAGGCTACCCAAAATGGTGGGTGTGCCTGCTGCTTTTGACATGATGCTGACTGGTAGAGGCATTCGTGCagacagagcaaagaaaatgggACTGGTTGACCAACTGGTGGAACCGCTGGGACCAGGAATAAAACCTCCAGAGGAACGGACAATTGAATACCTAGAAGAAGTTGCAATTACTTTTGCTAAAGGACTAGCTGATAAAAAGATCTCTCCAAAGAGAGACAAGGGATTGGTAGAAAAATTGACATCGTATGCCATGAGTATTCCATTTGTCAGGCAACAGATTTACAAAAAGGTGGAAGAAAGAGTACGAAAGCAGACCAAAGGCCTTTATCTTGCACCTCTGAAAATAATTGATGTAGTGAAGACTGGGATTGAGCAAGGGAGTGATGCTGGCtatctctctgaatctcagaaATTTGGAGAGCTTGCAATGACCAAAGAATCAAAAGCCTTGATGGGACTTTACCGTGGTCAGACCCCATGCAAGAAGAATAAATTTGGAGCTCCGCAGAAGGAGGTTAAGTAAGTCAGCTCTACATAGGAAGCCCCTGTGGATTTCAGCACATGCTACGCTTGTCGATGTCTCTGAAGACCCATAGAGCTAGATTTATGCCTTCAGTCTTGCCCTAAACCTCTTCTGTCCTGAGCACTTTGGATCCCTATTCCTACGAAGGATTTTTTGGCTTTCAGAGTTCTGCCTGTGCTGAGTTTTCTCCTGACCTCTCTAATGTCTCCTGTAGAGGCATTTT harbors:
- the LOC101272402 gene encoding trifunctional enzyme subunit alpha, mitochondrial-like encodes the protein MVASRAVGSLSRFTASRMLRCPGYICRNFTRSSALLTRTHINYGVKGDVAVIRINSPNSKVNTLGQEVHSEFIEVMNEVWSSNQIRSAVLISSKPGCFIAGADLNMLTACTTPQEVTQISQEAQRMFEKVEKSTKPIVAAINGSCLGGGLELAISCQYRIATKDKKTVLGSPEVLLGILPGAGGTQRLPKMVGVPAAFDMMLTGRGIRADRAKKMGLVDQLVEPLGPGIKPPEERTIEYLEEVAITFAKGLADKKISPKRDKGLVEKLTSYAMSIPFVRQQIYKKVEERVRKQTKGLYLAPLKIIDVVKTGIEQGSDAGYLSESQKFGELAMTKESKALMGLYRGQTPCKKNKFGAPQKEVK